In one Deinococcus sedimenti genomic region, the following are encoded:
- a CDS encoding DinB family protein, translating into MSEPTPTPQSAVSGILDILREAVEGGHPGQGTAFLDGTKADGSGNHGLLATLDGLSAAQASQEVLGSTVAAHAAHTAFHLEVIIRWERDGDRGPFDWTGSFQPVQVDDAAWDAARARLRAAYDALLTFARTFEDRPADGELTGGLTGAVAHVAYHLGAIRQLIKGVQ; encoded by the coding sequence ATGAGCGAACCCACCCCCACCCCGCAGTCCGCTGTCAGCGGCATCCTCGACATCCTGCGCGAGGCCGTGGAGGGCGGCCATCCCGGCCAGGGCACCGCCTTCCTGGACGGCACGAAAGCCGACGGCAGCGGCAACCACGGCCTGCTCGCCACCCTGGACGGCCTGAGTGCCGCGCAGGCCAGTCAGGAGGTGCTGGGCAGCACGGTCGCCGCTCACGCCGCGCACACCGCCTTCCACCTTGAAGTCATCATCCGCTGGGAGCGCGACGGGGACCGCGGGCCCTTCGACTGGACGGGCAGCTTCCAGCCGGTGCAGGTGGACGACGCCGCGTGGGACGCCGCCCGCGCACGGCTGCGGGCCGCCTACGACGCACTGTTGACGTTCGCACGCACCTTCGAGGACCGCCCGGCCGACGGCGAGTTGACTGGCGGCCTGACCGGCGCGGTCGCACACGTCGCGTACCACCTGGGGGCCATCCGGCAGCTGATCAAGGGCGTGCAGTGA
- the rpsF gene encoding 30S ribosomal protein S6, translating into MNQYDLNLILNPNLSAEQVGIEKDYIETTVKNAGGEISNLDELGNRRLAYAVNKDREGYYLMYTIKAAGNPETAIASTLRLRDHVRRVLVVKDRPEWKTKKA; encoded by the coding sequence ATGAACCAGTACGACCTGAACCTGATCCTGAACCCCAACCTCAGCGCCGAGCAGGTGGGTATCGAGAAGGACTACATCGAGACCACCGTGAAGAACGCGGGCGGGGAAATCAGCAACCTGGACGAGCTCGGCAACCGCCGCCTCGCCTACGCCGTGAACAAGGACCGCGAGGGCTACTACCTGATGTACACCATCAAGGCCGCTGGCAACCCCGAAACGGCCATCGCCAGCACCCTGCGTCTGCGTGACCACGTGCGCCGCGTCCTGGTGGTCAAGGACCGCCCGGAGTGGAAGACCAAGAAGGCCTGA
- a CDS encoding single-stranded DNA-binding protein → MARGMNHVYLIGALARDPELRYTPSGTAVFEATIAGEDHIVGNDGRERKLPWYHRVSILGKPAEWQAERNLKGGDAVMVEGSVEYSQWEAPEGGKRSMVRVKALRMEQLGYTPELVQDAGGGVRMSSGMNEVILIGNVTRDPELRYTPAGDAVLGLGLAVNETWNDRQGQRQEKTHWIDVTLWRELAESMKELRKGDPVLVQGRLVNEAWTDRDGNKRNSTKVEATRVEALSRGAGTGNPAATPAGPRTQTASSAARPQSGGYSQPNRAANTGNRSGGLDIDQGLDDFPPDEEDLPF, encoded by the coding sequence ATGGCCCGAGGCATGAACCACGTTTACCTGATCGGCGCACTCGCCCGCGATCCCGAACTGCGCTACACCCCCAGCGGCACCGCCGTGTTCGAAGCCACCATCGCCGGTGAAGATCACATCGTCGGCAACGACGGGCGCGAACGCAAACTCCCCTGGTACCACCGCGTGTCCATTCTCGGCAAACCCGCCGAGTGGCAGGCCGAACGCAACCTGAAAGGCGGCGACGCCGTGATGGTCGAAGGCAGCGTGGAGTACAGCCAGTGGGAAGCCCCTGAAGGTGGCAAACGCAGCATGGTCCGCGTGAAGGCCCTGCGCATGGAACAGCTCGGGTACACCCCCGAACTCGTTCAGGACGCCGGAGGCGGCGTTCGCATGAGCAGCGGCATGAACGAAGTCATTCTCATCGGGAACGTCACCCGTGACCCCGAACTGCGCTACACCCCCGCCGGCGACGCCGTGCTCGGACTCGGCCTGGCCGTGAACGAGACCTGGAACGACCGTCAGGGCCAGCGGCAGGAGAAGACCCACTGGATCGACGTGACGCTGTGGCGCGAACTCGCCGAGAGCATGAAAGAACTCCGCAAGGGGGACCCCGTGCTCGTGCAGGGACGACTGGTCAACGAAGCGTGGACCGACCGCGACGGCAACAAACGCAACAGCACCAAAGTAGAGGCGACGCGAGTCGAAGCCCTGTCCCGAGGCGCAGGCACCGGTAACCCTGCAGCCACCCCCGCCGGACCTCGCACGCAGACCGCGAGCAGTGCGGCGCGCCCCCAGAGCGGCGGCTACAGCCAGCCGAACCGGGCAGCGAACACGGGGAACCGTTCGGGCGGCTTAGATATTGACCAAGGTCTCGACGATTTCCCACCGGACGAAGAAGACCTGCCGTTCTAA
- the rpsR gene encoding 30S ribosomal protein S18: MTQTNSAERKPRGKGPKRPRKPKVDPFSIGELEITDYKDVKMLRRFVSDTGKILPRRRTGLSAKHQRRIAQTIKIARQLALLPYTEKLVRK, translated from the coding sequence ATGACCCAGACCAACAGCGCCGAGCGTAAACCGCGCGGCAAGGGACCCAAGCGTCCCCGCAAGCCCAAGGTCGATCCGTTCTCCATCGGGGAACTGGAAATCACCGACTACAAAGACGTGAAGATGCTGCGCCGTTTCGTGAGCGACACGGGCAAGATCCTCCCCCGCCGCCGCACGGGCCTCTCGGCCAAGCACCAGCGCCGCATTGCGCAGACGATCAAGATCGCCCGCCAGCTGGCCCTGCTGCCCTACACCGAGAAGCTCGTCCGGAAATAA
- the rplI gene encoding 50S ribosomal protein L9, translated as MQVILLEPGKLGKTGDVVAVKDGYARNWLIPQGIAAPATASNMKSLEARIRARQKTLAAEKASAEDLASRLNGVAVELSVRAGEGKIYGAVTHQDVADSLDKLGFDVDKRRITMPKTVKEIGEYDISYRAHPEVSIPMKLVVHAAK; from the coding sequence ATGCAAGTAATTCTTCTTGAACCCGGCAAGCTCGGCAAGACCGGCGACGTTGTCGCCGTGAAAGACGGCTACGCCCGCAACTGGCTGATCCCCCAGGGCATCGCCGCCCCGGCCACTGCCAGCAACATGAAGAGCCTCGAGGCCCGCATCCGCGCCCGCCAGAAGACCCTGGCGGCCGAGAAGGCCAGCGCCGAGGACCTCGCCAGCCGCCTGAACGGCGTCGCCGTGGAACTCAGCGTCCGCGCCGGCGAAGGCAAGATCTACGGTGCGGTCACGCACCAGGACGTTGCCGACTCCCTGGACAAGCTGGGCTTCGATGTGGACAAGCGCCGCATCACGATGCCGAAAACCGTCAAGGAAATTGGCGAGTACGACATCTCCTACCGCGCCCACCCCGAAGTGAGCATCCCCATGAAGCTCGTGGTGCACGCCGCGAAGTAA
- a CDS encoding DUF4384 domain-containing protein: protein MRPALLSTLLIPALIGCAPQDAPWPTEPAAAVLTLNPAEPQVGQTLQFILRSPVSGDVALFVESPDGSVIQLLPNRLPDGQVHLNADQNQLFPAVSSSFALRASAPTGVHTALLYISSGPLNLSGVSDYTSPSSVFATVRAQGAGALLGPVAAKVKLLNPGVAGTLTFTVQP from the coding sequence ATGCGTCCTGCCCTGCTGTCCACCCTCCTGATCCCTGCCTTGATCGGCTGCGCGCCGCAAGACGCACCTTGGCCCACGGAGCCCGCTGCGGCAGTCCTGACACTCAATCCTGCCGAACCCCAGGTCGGACAGACCCTCCAGTTCATCCTGCGCAGTCCAGTCAGCGGTGACGTCGCCCTGTTCGTCGAGTCCCCTGACGGCAGCGTCATCCAGCTGCTCCCTAACCGTCTGCCAGACGGTCAGGTACACCTGAATGCTGATCAAAACCAGCTGTTCCCGGCGGTCAGCAGCAGCTTCGCACTGCGTGCCAGTGCGCCCACCGGCGTCCACACGGCCCTGCTGTACATCAGCAGTGGCCCGCTGAACCTGAGTGGCGTCAGCGATTACACCAGTCCCAGTTCGGTGTTTGCGACGGTCCGTGCCCAGGGAGCGGGGGCACTGCTGGGCCCGGTCGCCGCGAAGGTGAAGCTCCTGAACCCTGGGGTGGCCGGTACCCTGACCTTCACCGTGCAGCCCTGA
- the rny gene encoding ribonuclease Y — MTTPGLIGIIVALLFGLVGGFLAGQSRGARQRAEIDNRLQQDAQRDAERIRAQADADARTMRAEADQDRQDATRRIKEASDREAQLSVQVSQFDTQLAQLQGQREQISALRAALDQERAQVKQDAAREREALSGDRQETRREREELKREIERLNRRAEQLDARGEKLDALEERLEDRARLLGTQEQEIAARLHQADLKLFEIAGLSPEAARADILTRLDAELEEEKAIRVKAMQERATADAKRSARHVIAQAIQRSASETSAALSVSVVPIPNDAMKGRLIGREGRNIRAFEALTGVDLIIDDTPEAVILSSFNPVRREVAKHVLDALVADGRIHPTRIEEMVHKAQDEMKAFMHAQGEEAAIEAGVVGIKPGLVQLLGRMYFRTSYGQNVLKHSIQVAHLTGIMAGELGLDAGMARRAGLMHDVGKSIDREIDGTHVEIGINLAKRFGEPAEVIDAIAHHHDPENGETLYSVLVAAADAISAARPGARREELESYVRRLEMLEQIAVSFPGVQQAYAIQAGREVRVIVQPDKVTDAQATLLAREIAGRVEQDMEYPGQVQVTVVRESRAVEVAR, encoded by the coding sequence GTGACGACCCCAGGACTTATCGGGATCATCGTGGCGCTGCTGTTCGGACTGGTCGGGGGGTTCCTGGCGGGGCAGAGTCGTGGAGCGCGGCAACGCGCCGAGATCGACAATCGCCTGCAGCAGGACGCCCAGCGCGACGCGGAACGCATCCGCGCGCAGGCCGACGCCGACGCCCGCACCATGCGGGCCGAGGCCGACCAGGACAGGCAGGACGCCACCCGCAGAATCAAGGAAGCCAGCGACCGCGAAGCCCAGCTGAGCGTGCAGGTCTCGCAGTTCGACACGCAGCTCGCGCAGCTGCAGGGTCAGCGTGAGCAGATCAGCGCGCTGCGCGCCGCGCTGGACCAGGAACGCGCGCAGGTCAAGCAGGACGCCGCCCGTGAACGCGAGGCGCTGAGCGGCGACCGTCAGGAGACCCGCCGCGAACGCGAGGAACTCAAGCGCGAGATCGAGCGGCTCAACCGCCGCGCCGAGCAGCTCGACGCGCGCGGTGAGAAACTCGACGCGCTGGAGGAACGCCTCGAGGACCGCGCGCGCCTCCTGGGCACACAGGAGCAGGAGATCGCGGCGCGCCTGCATCAGGCGGACCTGAAACTCTTCGAGATCGCCGGACTCTCCCCAGAGGCGGCCCGCGCGGACATCCTGACCCGCCTGGACGCCGAACTGGAAGAGGAGAAGGCGATCCGCGTGAAGGCCATGCAGGAACGCGCCACCGCCGACGCGAAACGCTCGGCGCGGCACGTGATCGCGCAGGCCATCCAGCGCAGCGCGTCCGAGACGAGCGCCGCCCTGAGCGTGTCGGTCGTGCCCATCCCGAACGACGCCATGAAGGGCCGCCTGATCGGCCGCGAGGGCCGCAACATCCGCGCCTTCGAGGCCCTGACCGGCGTGGACCTGATCATTGACGACACGCCCGAAGCGGTGATCCTCTCGAGCTTCAACCCGGTGCGGCGCGAGGTCGCCAAGCACGTCCTGGACGCTCTGGTCGCCGACGGCCGCATCCACCCGACCCGCATCGAGGAGATGGTGCACAAGGCGCAGGACGAGATGAAGGCCTTCATGCACGCCCAGGGCGAGGAGGCCGCCATCGAGGCGGGCGTGGTGGGCATCAAGCCGGGCCTCGTGCAGCTGCTGGGCCGCATGTACTTCCGCACCAGCTACGGGCAGAACGTCCTGAAGCACTCCATTCAGGTCGCGCACCTGACCGGCATCATGGCTGGGGAGCTGGGCCTGGACGCCGGGATGGCCCGCCGCGCCGGGCTGATGCACGACGTCGGCAAGAGCATCGACCGCGAGATCGACGGCACGCACGTCGAGATCGGCATCAACCTCGCCAAGAGGTTCGGGGAGCCCGCAGAGGTCATCGACGCGATCGCACACCACCACGACCCGGAGAACGGCGAGACGCTGTACTCCGTGCTGGTGGCCGCCGCCGACGCGATCAGCGCCGCGCGGCCCGGTGCACGCCGCGAGGAGCTGGAATCGTACGTGCGTCGCCTGGAGATGCTGGAGCAGATCGCCGTGTCGTTCCCCGGCGTGCAGCAGGCCTACGCCATCCAGGCCGGGCGTGAGGTGCGCGTGATCGTGCAGCCGGACAAGGTCACGGACGCCCAGGCGACCCTGCTGGCCCGCGAGATCGCCGGGCGGGTCGAGCAGGACATGGAGTACCCCGGCCAGGTGCAGGTGACCGTGGTCCGCGAGAGCCGCGCCGTGGAAGTCGCCCGCTGA
- a CDS encoding class I SAM-dependent methyltransferase translates to MPHLDARLQAALHLIRAETHADIGSDHAHLPIRLAQLGRVTRGVIVEVNPGPLEHARVNVARAGLTDRLEVRAGNGLAPLAPGEVQSASMTGMGAQTMLGVLTRTPDRVPDALVLQPNDSPEPLRRWARTCGYHVAAEVLAPGFWRYPVLRLERRAGPDPAYAALPEAAALRYGPLLLCEGGMLLRQQVWADVTRLTPLAAPGRAAEHDLHVAQSAAAWLAGERK, encoded by the coding sequence ATGCCGCACCTTGACGCGCGCCTCCAGGCGGCCCTGCACCTGATCCGCGCCGAGACTCACGCGGACATCGGCAGTGACCACGCGCACCTCCCCATCCGGCTGGCGCAGCTGGGCCGCGTCACGCGCGGCGTGATCGTCGAGGTGAATCCCGGCCCGCTGGAACACGCCCGCGTGAACGTCGCCCGCGCGGGCCTCACGGATCGCCTGGAGGTCCGCGCCGGGAACGGCCTTGCCCCGCTGGCCCCCGGCGAGGTGCAGAGTGCGAGCATGACCGGGATGGGCGCGCAGACCATGCTGGGCGTCCTGACCCGCACGCCGGATCGCGTGCCGGACGCGCTGGTGCTGCAACCCAACGACAGTCCGGAACCGCTGCGCCGCTGGGCGCGCACCTGCGGCTACCACGTCGCGGCGGAGGTGCTCGCGCCGGGGTTCTGGCGGTACCCGGTGTTGAGGCTGGAACGCCGGGCCGGCCCCGACCCGGCCTACGCGGCCCTGCCGGAGGCGGCGGCCTTGCGCTACGGCCCGCTGCTGCTCTGCGAGGGAGGCATGCTGCTGCGCCAGCAGGTCTGGGCGGACGTCACCCGCCTGACCCCGCTGGCCGCCCCGGGGCGCGCCGCCGAGCACGACCTGCACGTCGCGCAGAGTGCCGCCGCGTGGCTGGCCGGGGAGAGAAAATAA
- a CDS encoding YqhA family protein: MPKRPAPPLSRTRRVTLAGAFGFTRLIVELGVLSSFAFSLALFVAAIAQAYVTIRAALGDLGEAHTTKTLIVAAVEQADTLLVGVALLIISFGLQALFVGRVQNVPRWLHIDSFDDLKQKLIGIVIVALSVNFFSVALEWKGGTDILVYGAAIAAVILAVGAYSVILSRQGHRPDAPDDQHAAP, from the coding sequence ATGCCCAAACGTCCCGCCCCGCCCCTGAGCCGCACGCGGCGCGTCACGCTGGCCGGCGCGTTCGGGTTCACGCGACTGATCGTGGAACTGGGCGTGCTGAGTTCCTTCGCGTTCAGCCTCGCGCTGTTCGTCGCCGCCATCGCGCAGGCGTACGTCACGATCCGCGCGGCGCTGGGTGACCTGGGCGAGGCGCACACCACCAAGACCCTGATCGTCGCGGCGGTCGAGCAGGCCGACACGCTGCTGGTCGGCGTGGCGCTGCTGATCATCTCGTTCGGCTTGCAGGCGCTGTTCGTGGGCCGCGTGCAGAACGTGCCCCGCTGGCTGCACATCGACTCCTTCGACGACCTGAAACAGAAACTGATCGGGATCGTGATCGTGGCGCTCAGCGTGAACTTCTTCAGCGTCGCGCTGGAATGGAAGGGCGGGACGGACATCCTGGTGTACGGCGCGGCCATCGCCGCCGTGATTCTCGCCGTGGGCGCGTACTCCGTGATCCTCTCCCGCCAGGGCCACCGCCCGGACGCGCCCGATGACCAGCATGCCGCACCTTGA
- a CDS encoding MOSC domain-containing protein: MKTIQELRDTFPRPGAVEWLGLRPARRAPVQAVTEVEAHPLVGLVGDHGKLAPPRLTALTGEAGEAARPANAPAIPGGPGRRQVTLIQAEHLPVIAALAGLDEASPEQLRRNIAVRGIPLLALKDRRFQIGEVILEGTGECHPCSRMEETLGEGGYNAVRGHGGLTARVIRGGVIRLGDEVRPLPGPVT, from the coding sequence GTGAAGACCATTCAGGAGTTGCGTGACACCTTCCCCCGACCCGGCGCCGTCGAGTGGCTGGGCCTGCGCCCCGCGCGCCGCGCGCCCGTGCAGGCAGTCACGGAGGTCGAGGCGCACCCGCTGGTGGGATTAGTCGGCGATCACGGCAAGCTCGCCCCGCCGCGCCTGACTGCCCTGACCGGCGAGGCCGGGGAGGCCGCGCGCCCCGCGAACGCCCCCGCCATTCCCGGCGGGCCGGGGCGGCGGCAGGTGACGCTGATCCAGGCCGAGCACCTGCCCGTGATCGCCGCGCTGGCCGGACTGGACGAGGCGAGCCCGGAGCAGCTGCGCCGCAACATCGCCGTGCGCGGCATACCCCTGCTGGCCCTGAAGGACCGCCGCTTCCAGATCGGAGAGGTGATCCTGGAAGGCACCGGCGAGTGCCACCCCTGCTCCCGCATGGAGGAGACGCTGGGCGAGGGCGGATACAACGCCGTGCGCGGGCACGGGGGCCTGACGGCGCGCGTGATCCGGGGCGGCGTGATCCGCCTGGGGGACGAGGTGCGCCCCCTCCCCGGCCCCGTCACCTGA